Proteins found in one Rhodobacteraceae bacterium D3-12 genomic segment:
- a CDS encoding heparinase II/III family protein, with product MSDRESFSAWLTRLLNRAHARSSAMAKSATAFVSQPEPRTIGIFARGRQLTAGNFLFSGRLIEDSQSSIWDLGVKSTGFLNEIHGFAWLDDLAAVGDAAARQRAQAWTWEWVDRYGTGRGPGWTPELTGRRLIRWINHAIFLLHGSEKIASDAFYRSLAQQTIFLGRRWQATDPGLPRFEALTGLIYAGLSLEGMEKHTGPAIKALAQECKSQVDAEGGIPTRNPEELLEVFTLLCWAASALADSGRPVPNAQLEAIERIAPTLRTLRHADGSLARFHGGGKGLEGRLDNALAQSGVKGRAPDGLSMGYARLSAWRTSVIVDASPPPKGRASKDAHASTLALELTSGRRPLIVNCGSGASFGEDWRRAGRATPSHSTLCIEGYSSARLTGGTGKSADMMSDAPTHVPVEMSQAPDGIRFQGGHDGWVKTHGLTHARTLELTFDGRGMVGEDLLVCLEDADEKRFHAKLQDMLEPGILFQIRFHLHPDVDAEIDMGGVAVSLGLKSGELWVLRTDGDVDLTVEPSVYLEKGRLKPRAAQQIVLSGRATEPATRVRWSLSKAQDTPVSIRDLAQDELEV from the coding sequence ATGTCCGACCGAGAGTCTTTCAGCGCGTGGCTGACGCGCCTTTTGAACCGTGCCCATGCGCGGTCAAGCGCTATGGCCAAATCCGCGACCGCTTTCGTCTCGCAACCCGAACCGCGCACCATCGGCATTTTCGCCCGCGGTCGGCAGCTCACCGCCGGAAATTTCCTGTTCTCCGGTCGCCTGATCGAAGACAGCCAATCGAGCATTTGGGATCTCGGCGTCAAATCCACCGGCTTTCTGAACGAAATCCACGGGTTTGCCTGGCTTGATGATCTCGCCGCCGTCGGTGATGCCGCCGCGCGCCAAAGGGCGCAGGCCTGGACATGGGAATGGGTCGACCGCTACGGCACCGGGCGCGGCCCTGGCTGGACGCCCGAACTCACCGGCAGGCGGCTGATCCGCTGGATCAACCACGCGATCTTTCTGCTGCACGGCTCGGAAAAAATCGCCTCGGACGCCTTCTATCGTTCCCTCGCGCAGCAGACCATTTTCCTTGGCCGCCGTTGGCAGGCAACCGATCCGGGCCTGCCCCGGTTTGAGGCTCTAACCGGGCTGATCTACGCCGGTCTCTCCCTCGAAGGGATGGAAAAACACACCGGCCCGGCGATCAAGGCTCTGGCGCAGGAATGCAAATCACAGGTCGACGCCGAAGGCGGCATTCCCACCCGCAACCCCGAAGAGCTGCTCGAAGTGTTCACGCTGCTCTGCTGGGCGGCCTCCGCTCTGGCCGATAGCGGCCGTCCCGTGCCCAACGCCCAACTCGAAGCGATCGAGCGGATCGCCCCGACCCTGCGCACTCTGCGTCACGCCGACGGTTCGCTCGCGCGGTTCCATGGCGGCGGCAAGGGGTTGGAAGGGCGGCTTGATAACGCCTTGGCACAGTCTGGCGTGAAAGGCCGCGCGCCCGACGGGCTGTCGATGGGCTACGCGCGGCTCTCCGCGTGGCGCACCTCGGTGATCGTCGACGCATCACCCCCGCCCAAAGGCCGCGCCAGCAAAGACGCCCACGCCAGCACCCTTGCCTTGGAGCTGACCTCGGGGCGCCGACCCCTGATCGTGAATTGTGGATCCGGCGCAAGCTTTGGCGAGGATTGGCGCCGCGCCGGGCGCGCAACCCCGTCCCATTCCACGCTCTGCATCGAAGGCTATTCCAGCGCGCGCCTCACCGGCGGCACCGGCAAATCCGCCGACATGATGAGCGACGCCCCCACCCATGTCCCGGTCGAGATGAGCCAAGCCCCCGATGGCATCCGCTTCCAAGGCGGCCATGACGGTTGGGTCAAAACCCACGGGTTGACCCACGCACGCACGCTCGAACTCACATTCGACGGTCGCGGGATGGTGGGCGAGGATCTTCTTGTCTGTCTGGAAGACGCCGACGAAAAGCGGTTCCATGCCAAGCTTCAGGATATGCTAGAGCCCGGAATCCTGTTCCAGATCCGCTTCCACCTACACCCCGATGTCGACGCCGAGATTGATATGGGCGGTGTCGCGGTCTCTCTCGGTCTCAAAAGCGGCGAACTTTGGGTGCTGCGCACCGATGGCGATGTCGACCTGACGGTCGAGCCGTCGGTTTACCTTGAAAAAGGCCGCCTCAAACCGCGCGCCGCTCAGCAAATCGTCCTCTCCGGTCGCGCCACCGAACCCGCGACACGCGTGCGCTGGTCCCTGTCCAAGGCACAGGACACCCCGGTCAGCATTCGCGATCTCGCGCAGGACGAGCTTGAGGTCTAG